The following is a genomic window from Marinococcus sp. PL1-022.
TAATAGGTATAGGAAGAAACACGCAGAAGCTGCAGGCGGCTGCTGCAGAGTGGAAGGACTGGCCTGGGGAATTTGTAGCCTGGACGATGGATGTGAAAGAGGCGGCAAACGCGGCAGAAGAAATGAAAAAAATCACCGATATGCATGGCAGCCCGGACGTACTCATCAATAACGCCGGTACAGGAAAGTTTGGTGAACTGGAGCAGCTTAGCCTATCGGACTGGGAGCAGATGATAGATACAAATGTAAAAGGAAACATCGCCATTACGCAGGCGCTGCTTCCTGATTTAAAACAGATGGCAGGACATATCGTTTTCACGGGATCAACCGCAGGCATTATCGGCACGCCGAAAGCCACCGTTTACGCCGCAAGCAAGCGTGCTGTGCTTGGATTCGCAGAAGCGCTGCGCCTGGAAACGGCCGGAACCGGTGTGAGGATTTCCGTATTAAATACCGGTCCCGTAAAAACGGAGTTTCATGACCGCGCAGATCCGAGCGGGAGGTATAAGCGGTCAGTCGAGCAAATAGCCCTGTCGCCCGAAAAAGTGGCCGAAAAGCTGGTTAAGCTGCTCGAGCAGCCGAAGCGTACGGTGTTTATGCCCCGGTGGATGAAGGTCCTAAGTATGCTGTACCAGCTGTGGCCGTCAGCAGTGGAAAAAATCGGCCGCAGGCAGTTTCACCGCAAATGATTACCGCTGTCGTTCAAGAGCGGCAAACGACTGGCCGCTGATTGATTCAAATACATGAATCCCGCTCATAGTAACGGCCATCGTACTGGCGCCCGGAAAAATGGAATCTCCGCAGAACCAAACGTTTTCAAGCGGGGACCGGTGGGACAAGGGATGAAAAAACACGTTTTTTCTCGTCTGCGGGAATCCGCCAACCATGCCGCGGGGACGTTTGATATAGCGTT
Proteins encoded in this region:
- a CDS encoding SDR family NAD(P)-dependent oxidoreductase; amino-acid sequence: MKTIILTGASSGIGRKTAEKLVQNGEKVIGIGRNTQKLQAAAAEWKDWPGEFVAWTMDVKEAANAAEEMKKITDMHGSPDVLINNAGTGKFGELEQLSLSDWEQMIDTNVKGNIAITQALLPDLKQMAGHIVFTGSTAGIIGTPKATVYAASKRAVLGFAEALRLETAGTGVRISVLNTGPVKTEFHDRADPSGRYKRSVEQIALSPEKVAEKLVKLLEQPKRTVFMPRWMKVLSMLYQLWPSAVEKIGRRQFHRK